The Nitrospirota bacterium genome has a segment encoding these proteins:
- a CDS encoding EAL domain-containing protein, whose product MKVLIPDKVIGEARFTSYVVFEPGMHAHALKRLYLETDLRRAVERGEFVVFYQPILSLVTNSLAGFEALVRWQHPERGLIAPGDFIPMAEETGMIVSIDRLVLRESCRQMQEWQARFPRGHRLFVSINLSNKQMVQPDLVGFELQARGPYARVGEDARHEITENVIIETPEETIAILAQLKSLGVQLYIDDFGTGYSPLSYLHRLPIDGLKIDRSFIQGMGANGENQQIVKMIMLLARDMHIGVIAEGLETEDQVAQVKALHCGFGQGYLFSRPIGCDQAGGMI is encoded by the coding sequence ATGAAGGTCCTGATTCCCGACAAGGTCATTGGAGAGGCGCGGTTCACCAGCTATGTGGTATTCGAGCCGGGCATGCATGCGCATGCACTCAAGCGGCTGTATCTGGAGACCGATCTCCGGAGGGCGGTGGAGCGCGGGGAATTCGTGGTGTTCTATCAGCCCATCCTCTCGCTCGTGACGAACAGTCTCGCCGGGTTCGAGGCACTGGTCCGCTGGCAGCACCCGGAGCGCGGCCTGATTGCTCCCGGCGATTTCATCCCCATGGCCGAAGAGACGGGGATGATCGTGTCCATCGACCGCCTGGTGCTCCGGGAGTCGTGCCGGCAGATGCAGGAGTGGCAGGCCCGGTTCCCGCGAGGCCATCGCCTGTTCGTCAGCATCAACCTGTCGAACAAGCAGATGGTCCAGCCGGACCTGGTGGGATTCGAGCTTCAGGCTCGCGGGCCGTATGCCCGTGTCGGCGAGGACGCCCGACACGAGATCACGGAAAACGTCATCATAGAAACTCCCGAAGAGACGATCGCCATCCTTGCCCAGCTGAAGTCGCTGGGGGTCCAGCTGTACATCGATGACTTCGGGACCGGCTATTCGCCGCTCAGCTACCTCCATCGCCTGCCGATCGACGGGCTCAAGATCGACCGCTCCTTCATCCAGGGAATGGGCGCAAACGGGGAGAACCAGCAGATCGTCAAAATGATCATGCTCCTTGCCCGGGACATGCATATCGGCGTTATCGCGGAAGGGCTGGAGACAGAAGACCAGGTGGCACAGGTCAAGGCTCTTCACTGCGGGTTCGGCCAGGGCTATCTCTTCTCACGGCCGATCGGCTGCGATCAGGCGGGCGGCATGATCTGA